In Candidatus Vicinibacter proximus, the genomic stretch TTAATTGTCACTTTTGAGAATAACATGGTAATTAATTCATGATTACGAAAGTTGCAGTCAAGCCTTGTGCAAGATTTTTTATTGGATAACCAAGTCTTTCAAATACTACTCCAACTAATGGATTATAAATAATTGCAATACCTACATTAGCTGTGCTTCTTTAAATGGTAAATTTCTTTTGGAGTTCTTCACCATGGATATTAAGATTATTTAAGCCTTGTACTTATATGCAATTTTTATCGATGTTTATGCAGCAGAAGGACTACAAAATTAGTCCACCGCTGAATTCAATTCACTGATTTAGGGTATATAGGATAATGTTTTTTTTATGTATTCTGGATGTATTAACCATAAATTTTTATTAATTTTGCACGCTTGGTGTCGGAAAATCCCAAATTTGCTAAGGATTGAACTTTCTGGTAGCCGGGCCCATCGAAAATACAATGGAAAGTAAAAGCAAAATTGAAATCATTAAATGTCTAGTTTGTGGGACTGAAGACTATGGTCAATTTTGCTCCTCATGTGGAAATCCGTTGAAAAGAAAACGAATATCAATTGCGAGTTTGCTCGGAAGCCTGCTCGATTTTTTCTATAACCTTGAAACCAAATATGTCCATACTTTTTGGTCTCTGGTCACAAGACCTGCAAATTTTATAGAGAAATATATTCATGGAGAGCGAGAGTCCTATTATATCCCTTTCAAATACTTTCTTTTAAATTTAAGTATTAATCTATTTATATATAATCAATTCAATATTGAAAAAATCACAGAAGAAGATGCTGATTTATTCGATGAACCTCTTTTTCAATTAAGAAGTGAAGAGGTTTTTGAAAAATTGATCAATAATTTTGGAAGCTTTTTTTCCTTGCTGATCATTCCGGTTTTTGTGGTTTGTGCAAGACTATTGTTTACCAGGGTAAAGTACAATCTTGCAGAGATTGCTACCTCGATAACTTTCATGCTTGGTCAATTGATGCTCGTTGAAATTTTACTAAATTTGGGTTGTGCGATATTTCCATCGTTTTATGAAAGTTCGCGTTTGTTCATCATGATTGCTGAAGTTGGTATGATATTCATTCTTGCGCACAAGCTATTTTTAGAAAAATGGTACCATGCAGCATGGAAATCTGCTTTTATATTTATAGCTTTATTTTTTTCCCTGAAGCTTGTTTTAATAGCTACTCAGGAGGTTTTAACTTTAATTTACGATTAATTCATTGAAGGAAATTATGAAATCATTTTCACCAAATTTTATTATACTGATATTAATATTGCTGACTTCTTGTGTTCCAGCTAAAAAATATAAAGCTTCAGAATTTCGATTTTTAAATTTACAAGAAAAATATCAGGATAGAAGTGTAAATCTTGACAGCTGCCGTATATGGAATGCCATTCTTAGAGAAGAGCTGGAAAAATCCAAAGGACAAAGTATTCTGTTCTCAGAAAAGATTGAAGCCTTAAAAAGAGAATCCAAAATAAAAGATGACAAATTGAAAATAATGGAAGATCATCTTTCCTTGGCTAGAAAATCCAATCAGGATCTTTCCAACCAGGTAGATCAATTGCATCATGCCAACCAATCCAATGCTGAATTGATGCAGAAGATGCTGGAAGAAATGGAATTAAAAAATCTTAAAGTTTTAAACCTTTCCCTTGCATTGCAGCAGCAAGATTCCATGAATATCCATTTGGTTAAGAAAACAAGGAGCAAAATCAGTGAGAAGAAATTAAGAAAGTCTTTGGAAAAACTTGGTTTTGTTTTTTATTAACCCATTCTATGCATTAGAATTTCTATTTCTAGGTGATTTATTTGACTAAGGTAACATCACCATACAGCTGTTTTAATTCTCCATCTACAAAACGCACAGTAGCTACATAGACAAACACTGCGGGATTCAATTCATTGTTACGGAAAGTGCCGTCCCACCCATGGGCTGGATTGTTGGGTGGAAAGTCGTGTCCTTCAAAAACCAATTCACCCCACCGATCATAAATTTGTAAAACTTCAATTTCTTCGAGCGCAGGATTTCCGTAAATGGTAAATTTATCATTGACATCATCTCCATTGTGTGAAAACACATTTGGCACCCATACCTTTTTTTCAATTCGGATATTTATATTAATGTAGGCTGTGTGGGTACAGCCGAATTCATCGATTACCATTACTTCATACCGTGTGTTTTCTTTTGGTGAAACAACCACTGCACTGCAGGAATCACAGGAAATAAATTGCGCCGGACTCCACAAGAATTTAGGATTGGCAGCATTCGTTGATGCCGACAATCGAACCGAACTGCCGTATAAAATCGTAGAGTCGGTTATGTTCAGATTAATGTCCGGATCCGGTAATTGATCTACCTGCAAAATGGTATCTACCCAACAATTGTTTGCATCTAAAATTCTTAATTTATAAAAGCCACTTTTTAGTGAGCGAATGGTGTCCGATGATTGTCCATTGTCCCAGATAAAACGATAGGGTTTGACTCCGCCGTCTGAACTTCCAAATGCAATTCCACCATGCAGGTCATCACAACCCGCAGGACTGGCACCACCATCCATCCGCATTGGAGGTGGCTCATTCAGAAATATGGAATCCACTATCGGACAATTATTTTTATCCCGCACCTCCACTTTTATCCAACCCTTGCCAAGACTTTGTGCGGTGTCACTGCTTCCTCCATTTTTCCAATAGTATGAGTAAGCAGGTGTGCCTCCCTTTACTTCAATTTTAACTGCGCCATCTTTGGCACCGTAACAACTGATCGCGTAGCCGTTGTAATCTAAAATAATGGAAGCCAGAGAAGATAATGAATCCGGCTGGGTAATTACAATGCTGTCTGTTGCTACACATCCAAATGGATCACTGAGTTGCACCCAATAAGTTCCAATGCCGAGTCCGGATAATTTTGCGCTTGTATCCGCAGAGTTTTGCCAACGGTAGGACCAATAAGGAGCAGAACCTATGCCTTTGGCTTCTATGGAGGCATTGGCGTCTCCATGACATTTGATGCTGTCCAGCATCTTTAAATCTGCATCCAGCCGATACAATTCCACAAATACGGTATCATAAAATGCACAGGACTGATATTTTTCAACTTTGAGCAACAGCGTATCCCAGACAGTTTTACCGGTAGTGACATTTCCGGGAAATTGATATTGTGAAAAGGATGAATTCAAAGAAGATAACCGATCAGGATGCAACCATTGATATTTGTAGGAGCCAATGGAATCAAAACCAACTTGTATGTTTCGGTCATAGCAAATTCTATGGATCTGGCTTTCACCAAAAATTTTGGCAGGACTTAACAAAAGGGTATCTCCATTGCACAGACAAGGATTGTCAAGGGGATGGATGGCGGCGATCATTCTGCATGAATAATTACCCGGCACTTCATATTTCCAATGTATCCAAATGCTGTCGCTCGATGTGATGCGGGCTCCGGGAATTTTATCAGAAGAGATGAATACATCGGATGAATCCAACACCCCATTGTTGTTTTGATCAAAATAGAATTTAATCAGGTAGTCAATTTTTCCGGTGAAAGGTGATTTATTTTGAATGAGATAATCCACTTCCAATTGTTCGTTTCCTCCAGGTAGAAATTGAGCACGCACATCTGATTGCAAAATGTATAAAATAGGACTGAGCGGAATGTTTTTATAATTCCATTCCTGAACATGTAGCAACTGGTCGCACTCACCACCGGACGCCTGAGAGCAGCTTACTTTCTTCGGTGAATTGAGAATTAATTTGAAATCCGTAGTCTTGCAATGTTCGATGCAAGTGCGCTCCAGTTCCAATTCAAACACCATAGAATCTCCTTTTGCTACTGGACCTTTTATAGGCACCTCTACTGATTCCATTCCATCGAGATAATAGAATCCTGCTCCGGTAGCAGGCACATGTCGGATGGCTTTAAAACTACCAGGAAGAAAACTCAATTCTTTTGCATACACAAAGTATACTTTTTGAGGAAGAGAATTGACGATTGCATCTTTTGAATACAATACCACCCTGGTTTTAAATTTGTCTCCACAGGCGCTGTCTGCATCAAAGCTGATGCTCGCATCATACAAGTCTTGCAGCGTTTGTCCTTGCGGATTGAAGCGGAAGGGTGTGGAACTCACTACCGGTGATTTATTGTACTCATTACAGACATTGGTGTGGAAACTGTAGAAGCTCAAGGATTGTCCATCTTCCAATGCACAATCACCGGTAAAATCCAAATGCACGAGGTATTGATTTTGGTTAATGCGATAAAAACCCGGGAATCCCAGAGGAAATAATTTATCGGACATTTCCCAATAATATTCATTGGCATTGGCGGTCGATAGTGGCGGTGGAAGTAATCGGAAACTGTCCTTCGGATATTCAAGGTATGCTTGTTGTAAATTCAGTCCATTCGGTTTTGTAAAATGAAATCGATTGTTAAAACTATGCCCCAATCCCGAATTATACACCAACACAGAATAATTAAAACTGTCGCAAGCCTGCGAAAAAGTATCCAGGGGTTGTTTAATTAATTCCAATCTGATACTGGCATCTTCAGGTTCATAATTCAGCACGGATCGATGGACATATTCTTTGCAGGTACCTGAAATATTTAAAAAGTCCATTGGATATCCGGCGCAAGAATTTCCCGAATAGATAATCAGTGAATCAGCCTGGCAATCATTGAATCGTGTAAATAATTTGAAGGATCTTGCACTGTAAATGGTATCCAATTTGAATACTATATTCTGTGAATTGAGCACAGTCGGAATGTGTTTAAAAGCGGTGCCCAAACTGTCGTATTCTATCAGACTGTCCACCAATATTTGTCCGGAAGAATTTTCTACCAACAGCCAGAGGTTTTGATAGGTAAAATAATTGGATGGTTTGGCAGTAGTGGTTTTGGAACTCAGATTGAACGGCCAGATGATCAGAGTGTCTTTTAGAATTTGTTTGCGAATTTCTGTAAATGCAGGCTCTACTCCTGAAATGTTAATGGCATATTTTGTTTCATTGTATAAATCTTTGTGTAGGTTCTGATCGGGAAGATGAAGATTGTATTTGAATTTTTTAAAAATACGAATGGTGTCTACAAGAGAAACATAACATTCCGGTTGTAAATCAAACCACAGTTGGTGCTGAAACAATTCAAAGTCCTGATTCAAATTGAATTGATCAAACTGAATCATGGTATAGCCTGCACTGTCCCAAACAAATGGTGCTAAATAACTTGTATCATAAGCAAAGTTTAATGGTGAGGGTACTCTGAAAACTTTAGCATAATTGGGGACATTGTTCAGGAATTTGAAAAAAGGCGGAATAACGATCTTAACTTGATCAATAAGATAGGTATTTCTGAACTCATTGATGAAGGGGTCCGGATTTTCAGGATAATTTCCATAAGTATCCAGGGAAGTTTCTAAACGGAAGTTACCACAGACAGATAGGTATGGCGAACTGCCTTTGAAATTTGGATCTTTGTAGTAATCTTGTCGAAGGAACGTGCTGCCCACAGATGGTTTGCCCGAAAAAGTATTGATGGTGGCGGCCTTTCTAACTTGCATGTTGCAACCATCCTGTGCGTAAGTGAGATCTCCATAGATGGTTGATTTTAACCACTGCGTAATTTCAAATGGATTGATCACACCCTTGAGCACAAATACCATGGAATCTCTGGTGGTCAGTGTACCATTTAGACAAGTTCCGAACAAGGCAGACATATTCAGTTGTCGTAAAAAATAATGATAATAATTATTGGTCGCCTGGCTATAAAAATCTGCACCAAGTGGATTGATGCATGTGGACCAGCGATTGGTTTCACCGTCAAAGTATTTTAAGGTATCTGTGAGCCAGGTAACTTGTTTTACAGTATCGTACTTTCCGTTGACGTAATAAATCAGCGGGGCAATGGCTAATTTAAAGAGTATATTTGAAAAATTAGCATTGCACAAAACATCCACCGGAATATACATGAGGAAAGTGTCGTTGGTGAATAGATAATTATGGTTAATAGAATCTGTTTCCGGATTAACTTTAAATGCTTTGGTGGAATCGGTATACCCTACGGTTAGCCTTTTGAATGAAATGTCACCGATGGACAATTGTCCCGGAGAATTCGTACCAATAACCGTTGTATCACATATTACTGGAAAAGCCGGAGTGGAACCACAGTATAAAGGAATTTTCTGATAACAGCCATCTCCACAAAAATAATCGGCTTCAATCCGGATGTTGTATCTGGGACCTCCACTTCCAAGGCAAAAAGTGCAATTCGTATTTACGCCACCCGAACCAGACGAAGGATCACAATGAAATTTCAATGGAATACCGACAATAAAATTACTCGTGTCCGCAGTCAAATAAATGACATTTGCATTTTTTCTATAAGGGGTAGGATTTCCATTGATGGTGATGATGGTTCCCGGTAATAATTCGACGGATGGAGGAAGCGTTATTCTGACGCTTGCACTGTCACGGGCACATTCATCTAAAAAATGATATTGATTTTTATAAAGATAAAATTGGATGGTGTCCTTCTCTTCATCTACATAAACACTCTGAAATCTTAAAGTAGAAACACTTGGCTGATTCCAATAATAACTTTGATTGTAAACATAGCCTTCGTAAGTTCCTGGTTTGTCGCAATAATTATTAAATCCTGCTTCCAACTTCATCGTGCGACGATCAAATACCTGACCATCACAATCAAAATTTAAGCAGGAAAGATCTAATGTATATTTTATTTTTAAATCCAGCGTGTCATTTGGTCTCAGGTCATCATAATATCCATCCCCGTCAAGATCGTCTAATCCTTTGGGGCCATCTGGATCTGTTGTAAGTCTTCTGAAGTCAAGACCATATCCCGTGAATCCAATTTGTGAGATGGGGATCAGTCTTCCCGAAATTCTTATCTCCGTAATTTTGAGACAATCATCTTTAAGCGGAGCAGTGTATTGACCATTTTGAATAAGTGACCAACCCAGATTAATATAAAGATCAAACATACTATTTCCCAATTCAAATGAACCTTTGTTGGAATAGTTGGATATACGGAGATTTGCTTCACCACGTTTGCAAGGGGTTGCGAATATTTGAGTATCCTGAACGACTACCAGGGTCGGTGTTCCGACCGGGACCAGCAAGTTGACATTTTCCTGCACTGAAAATTCGCATTTCAATTTGCCACAGGAAACTAAAAATTTATGATTGATTTTGAATTCTGTTTCACAGGCATTAAGGTTTACTTCCTGAATGATTACCATGGATTCTCCACGCTCAAAAAATTCATTGAAATTTCCAATTTGTGTAAAATCTGCCGGATTAAAAAATAAGGTATCGCCGGATGGACTAAGCTTTCCAAGATTTGAATTCAAAATGCTCATTTTGTCATTTCCCACCACAAAAATGGTGAAGGAATCCAGTGCAACCTGACCTATGTTCACAATAGAGTATTTCTTCTTAAATTTTTTATCCACTTCATCATAATACAATCCAAGATTGGCAATGCTGATTTGCGGACTATAGATCTGGGTAAACTGTTTGTTGGTTACTAAATTGATGCCATTCCAGTTGAATTGGGTGTAAAAGCTGTCGGCATGACTTTTTGCGGAACAGACATGATCCATCCAAAATTGAAAACTGGTGGTTTCACATATGTCCAGGAAGCCTAATTGAAATTGTGGACCTGAGGGGTGATTTGGGTTTTTTGTGGACACCTGACTTCCGGTCAAACTGTTGGACCGGAAAGTGAGATGATTTCCGGTAAAAAATTGAATATCTGCATTTCTTACAGGTGTTTTACCCTCGTTCGTGATGCGGATTTCTACCGGGAGACCCTGGCATTGTTCTGTGTTCAGGGGCAGCGACATGCTAATGGAAATCTGACCGGAGAGATTAAGCCAGAAAACGGAAAGAAAGAGACTTAAATAAAGGCTTTTGTACATGGCATGTAAAATTAATACAATTATGCCATGCATCTTCTTTTATTGAGGTTGTTGCATTAGAAACTACATTCAATTAAATCCAATCTTTTCCATTGATCCATAAAACATAAACCGCCGGATCCATAATGTGGCCATACGCAGAGTCCGGCACTAAAGTAAGTAAGTATTTATTTCTTTTGTGCTTCAATCCAGCGATTCACTTTATTTTCCAGCACTTTAATCGGCAGACAACCGGCATCCAGAATCTGATTGTGGAAACTTTTAAAGTCAAACTTAGTTCCTAATTCGTTTTGTGCTTTTTGTCTGAGTTCGATGATCTTCAGCTGACCTATTTTGTAGGCGAGAGCCTGTCCGGGAATGGCCATGTAGCGCTCTATTTCCGCGATGATGCTTTCTTCAGGTTCGGCTTCATTGGATTTAGAATATTCTATTGCTTGTTCTCTGGTCCAGCCTTTCATATGTAATCCTACATCTACCACCAGACGGATGGCCCGATGCATTTCGCTGCTCAGCATGCCGAAATATTGGTAGGGATCTGTGTACAGTCCCAGTTCTTTACCCAGACTTTCACAATACAAAGCCCAGCCTTCTCCATAAGCACCATACCAGGAAAATTTTCTAAAATCAGGGAGCATTGAATTTTCTTGTTGAAGTGATATCTGATAGTGGTGTCCGGGAATAGCCTCGTGCAGAAAAAGAGCTTCTCCACCTAAAACATTGTAAGTGGCCGCATTGGGAATTGGGACATAAAATATACCCGGTCTGCTCCCGTCGGCAGTGCCCTGTTGATATTCTGCACTGGCTGATGCTTCTCTGAAAGCTTCTGTGCGTCTGATTTCAAAGCTGGATTTTGGCACCAAATCAAACATATTTTTAAGTTGCGGTTGCATCACTTTTTCCAAACCCGCATACCATGAAATCACTTCCTCTGGTTTTTGGAATGGCATAAACTTTTTATCCGTCCGCATAAAATCAAAGAACGCATTCAGGTCCCCTTTAAATCCAACATCCGTTTTAACTTTTTCCATTTCACTGCGAATGCGGGCTACCTCCTTTTCCCCCAAGGCAAAAATCTCCTCCGCAGTCATATCCGTCGTGGTCCAATATTTAATCAATTGTTGGTAACGTTCTTTTCCTCCCGGAATTTCTGAATAACCGGAAGTGCTTCTACCTTTTGGTAAGTATTCGTTCTCGTAGAAATCAGCCATTTTACTGAATGCCGGAACTAATTTTTCCATGATGGCTTTCTTAAAGTCTTCCTTAATTCTAGTCTGTTCTTCTGCTGTAAAAGAGGAAGGCATATTTTTAACAGGACCGTAGTAAATACTTTGCTCAGGGTCCGTTACCACAAGTTCTTTAAACTGTGGGATGATTTTTTGGATCAGGGATTTTGGCAATACATAACCTTTCTCCATTCCTGTGCGTGTAGAAACAAGGGCGGAATCACACCACATAACGAATCGATCGATTCGGTGCAACCAGTTGTTATAATCTTTGACGGATTTAAACGGTTGCGTGCCGCTACCGGAACCAAACTGGCCAAAAGTCAATGGAAGGCTCCAGAATTGATTGACCGGCATGTAATGATCGGGAAATTCAAGACCGGATAATCTGATGTCACATTCCCAATTGAGTATATCGTAACTGATGCGATCATTGGCATCCATTTTTTCAGGATCGAAGGTTCCTAATTTTTCTTTTAATGAAACAAAATAGTTCTTCAGATCTCTACGGAATCCTTCCGTAACATCCATGGTCAACAAATCATTAAAACCCTCAGCTCCCTGTATGGTAGCCTCCATTGGAAAAAATATATGAAGGTCCTGATGATATTGAGCCAACAGGTCCTTGAAGGGTAGGGCAGATGTGTCATTTTGTTTTTCCTTGGGCCCACAGGCCAAAAATGAAGTCAATATGCAAGTCAAAAGAATGTGTTTCATTTTAAATAAAATTGTTGAGGCTTGAAAATAGAAAGTATTCGAATGGATATCATTTAATACAATCGTACAAATCTACGAATAATTTCGTACTTAGAGACTGTCTCTTTTATAAAATATTTATTTAAAAAAAATTGCCGGTAGTGAAGTTAGCAATAGATTAAAATTTAGAATACTAATCCTGCTGTAATTTTAATGGTTGCCAAAAAAAGTATAGTGGAAATTTCTAGACGCGTCTATTAAAATACTTCATTGAGAAACTGGATCATGTGCATCCAGCTTCTTTTATCAGCTTTTTCATTGTAGGCAGCTCCTCCTGTAGGGTCATTTCCGGCTGCAGGATCAGTGAAGGCATGCACGGCATCGGCATAATAAATCATTTGCCAGTCAGCCTTGGCTTGCTTCATTTCGTTCTGGAAGGCAGCAATATCTGCATCCGGTATGTAAAAATCATTGGCCCCATGA encodes the following:
- a CDS encoding gliding motility-associated C-terminal domain-containing protein, translated to MYKSLYLSLFLSVFWLNLSGQISISMSLPLNTEQCQGLPVEIRITNEGKTPVRNADIQFFTGNHLTFRSNSLTGSQVSTKNPNHPSGPQFQLGFLDICETTSFQFWMDHVCSAKSHADSFYTQFNWNGINLVTNKQFTQIYSPQISIANLGLYYDEVDKKFKKKYSIVNIGQVALDSFTIFVVGNDKMSILNSNLGKLSPSGDTLFFNPADFTQIGNFNEFFERGESMVIIQEVNLNACETEFKINHKFLVSCGKLKCEFSVQENVNLLVPVGTPTLVVVQDTQIFATPCKRGEANLRISNYSNKGSFELGNSMFDLYINLGWSLIQNGQYTAPLKDDCLKITEIRISGRLIPISQIGFTGYGLDFRRLTTDPDGPKGLDDLDGDGYYDDLRPNDTLDLKIKYTLDLSCLNFDCDGQVFDRRTMKLEAGFNNYCDKPGTYEGYVYNQSYYWNQPSVSTLRFQSVYVDEEKDTIQFYLYKNQYHFLDECARDSASVRITLPPSVELLPGTIITINGNPTPYRKNANVIYLTADTSNFIVGIPLKFHCDPSSGSGGVNTNCTFCLGSGGPRYNIRIEADYFCGDGCYQKIPLYCGSTPAFPVICDTTVIGTNSPGQLSIGDISFKRLTVGYTDSTKAFKVNPETDSINHNYLFTNDTFLMYIPVDVLCNANFSNILFKLAIAPLIYYVNGKYDTVKQVTWLTDTLKYFDGETNRWSTCINPLGADFYSQATNNYYHYFLRQLNMSALFGTCLNGTLTTRDSMVFVLKGVINPFEITQWLKSTIYGDLTYAQDGCNMQVRKAATINTFSGKPSVGSTFLRQDYYKDPNFKGSSPYLSVCGNFRLETSLDTYGNYPENPDPFINEFRNTYLIDQVKIVIPPFFKFLNNVPNYAKVFRVPSPLNFAYDTSYLAPFVWDSAGYTMIQFDQFNLNQDFELFQHQLWFDLQPECYVSLVDTIRIFKKFKYNLHLPDQNLHKDLYNETKYAINISGVEPAFTEIRKQILKDTLIIWPFNLSSKTTTAKPSNYFTYQNLWLLVENSSGQILVDSLIEYDSLGTAFKHIPTVLNSQNIVFKLDTIYSARSFKLFTRFNDCQADSLIIYSGNSCAGYPMDFLNISGTCKEYVHRSVLNYEPEDASIRLELIKQPLDTFSQACDSFNYSVLVYNSGLGHSFNNRFHFTKPNGLNLQQAYLEYPKDSFRLLPPPLSTANANEYYWEMSDKLFPLGFPGFYRINQNQYLVHLDFTGDCALEDGQSLSFYSFHTNVCNEYNKSPVVSSTPFRFNPQGQTLQDLYDASISFDADSACGDKFKTRVVLYSKDAIVNSLPQKVYFVYAKELSFLPGSFKAIRHVPATGAGFYYLDGMESVEVPIKGPVAKGDSMVFELELERTCIEHCKTTDFKLILNSPKKVSCSQASGGECDQLLHVQEWNYKNIPLSPILYILQSDVRAQFLPGGNEQLEVDYLIQNKSPFTGKIDYLIKFYFDQNNNGVLDSSDVFISSDKIPGARITSSDSIWIHWKYEVPGNYSCRMIAAIHPLDNPCLCNGDTLLLSPAKIFGESQIHRICYDRNIQVGFDSIGSYKYQWLHPDRLSSLNSSFSQYQFPGNVTTGKTVWDTLLLKVEKYQSCAFYDTVFVELYRLDADLKMLDSIKCHGDANASIEAKGIGSAPYWSYRWQNSADTSAKLSGLGIGTYWVQLSDPFGCVATDSIVITQPDSLSSLASIILDYNGYAISCYGAKDGAVKIEVKGGTPAYSYYWKNGGSSDTAQSLGKGWIKVEVRDKNNCPIVDSIFLNEPPPMRMDGGASPAGCDDLHGGIAFGSSDGGVKPYRFIWDNGQSSDTIRSLKSGFYKLRILDANNCWVDTILQVDQLPDPDINLNITDSTILYGSSVRLSASTNAANPKFLWSPAQFISCDSCSAVVVSPKENTRYEVMVIDEFGCTHTAYININIRIEKKVWVPNVFSHNGDDVNDKFTIYGNPALEEIEVLQIYDRWGELVFEGHDFPPNNPAHGWDGTFRNNELNPAVFVYVATVRFVDGELKQLYGDVTLVK
- a CDS encoding DUF885 domain-containing protein codes for the protein MKHILLTCILTSFLACGPKEKQNDTSALPFKDLLAQYHQDLHIFFPMEATIQGAEGFNDLLTMDVTEGFRRDLKNYFVSLKEKLGTFDPEKMDANDRISYDILNWECDIRLSGLEFPDHYMPVNQFWSLPLTFGQFGSGSGTQPFKSVKDYNNWLHRIDRFVMWCDSALVSTRTGMEKGYVLPKSLIQKIIPQFKELVVTDPEQSIYYGPVKNMPSSFTAEEQTRIKEDFKKAIMEKLVPAFSKMADFYENEYLPKGRSTSGYSEIPGGKERYQQLIKYWTTTDMTAEEIFALGEKEVARIRSEMEKVKTDVGFKGDLNAFFDFMRTDKKFMPFQKPEEVISWYAGLEKVMQPQLKNMFDLVPKSSFEIRRTEAFREASASAEYQQGTADGSRPGIFYVPIPNAATYNVLGGEALFLHEAIPGHHYQISLQQENSMLPDFRKFSWYGAYGEGWALYCESLGKELGLYTDPYQYFGMLSSEMHRAIRLVVDVGLHMKGWTREQAIEYSKSNEAEPEESIIAEIERYMAIPGQALAYKIGQLKIIELRQKAQNELGTKFDFKSFHNQILDAGCLPIKVLENKVNRWIEAQKK
- a CDS encoding DUF3667 domain-containing protein — translated: MNFLVAGPIENTMESKSKIEIIKCLVCGTEDYGQFCSSCGNPLKRKRISIASLLGSLLDFFYNLETKYVHTFWSLVTRPANFIEKYIHGERESYYIPFKYFLLNLSINLFIYNQFNIEKITEEDADLFDEPLFQLRSEEVFEKLINNFGSFFSLLIIPVFVVCARLLFTRVKYNLAEIATSITFMLGQLMLVEILLNLGCAIFPSFYESSRLFIMIAEVGMIFILAHKLFLEKWYHAAWKSAFIFIALFFSLKLVLIATQEVLTLIYD